From Chryseobacterium salivictor, a single genomic window includes:
- the htpG gene encoding molecular chaperone HtpG yields MTKGNINVSVENIFPLIKKFLYSDHEIFLRELISNATDATLKLKHLTSIGEIKTDYGQPKIEVKIDKEAKTLRIIDQGIGMTAEEVEKYINQVAFSGAEEFLEKYKDSAKDSGIIGHFGLGFYSAFMVAEKVEIVTKSYKEEPAVRWICDGSPQFTLEEATDKTDRGTEIILHIADDSTEFLEESRIRELLLKYNKFMPVPIKFGTRKETLPLPEGAAEDAKPETVEVDNIINNPTPAWTKAPSELSDADYKEFYHELYPMQFEEPLFNIHLNVDYPFNLTGILYFPKLTNGLNIEKDKIQLYQNQVYVTDEVKGIVPDFLMLLRGVIDSPDIPLNVSRSYLQADGAVKKISSYITKKVADKMVSLFNENREDYEKKWNDIKIVIEYGMISEDKFFDKSDKFALYPTTDGKYYLWSELEEKVKPMQTDKDGNFVILYATNADEQHGYIQSANDKGYEVLLLDSPIVPHLIQKLEQSKDKISFARVDADHINNLIKKEDAAISKLNETEKESLKKNIEEAVNDKKFSVQVEDLDSSEAPFLITQPEFMRRMKDMQATGGGGMFGMSGFPEMYNLVVNSNSELASEILKIDDAEDKNSKIKYALDLAKLSQNLLKGKDLTDFIQRSYQQLSK; encoded by the coding sequence ATGACAAAAGGAAATATTAATGTATCGGTGGAAAATATTTTTCCCTTAATTAAAAAGTTTTTGTACAGCGATCACGAAATATTTTTACGTGAACTGATTTCTAATGCGACGGATGCGACCTTAAAACTGAAACATCTGACAAGTATTGGTGAAATTAAAACCGATTACGGACAACCGAAAATCGAAGTTAAAATTGATAAAGAAGCAAAAACACTCCGCATTATCGATCAGGGAATTGGGATGACCGCGGAGGAAGTTGAGAAATACATCAACCAGGTCGCTTTTTCGGGTGCTGAAGAATTTTTGGAAAAGTATAAAGATTCAGCGAAAGATTCGGGAATTATCGGTCATTTTGGTCTTGGATTTTACTCTGCATTTATGGTCGCAGAAAAAGTAGAAATCGTTACCAAATCCTACAAAGAAGAACCGGCGGTTCGTTGGATTTGCGACGGAAGTCCGCAATTTACTTTAGAAGAAGCGACTGATAAAACCGACAGAGGAACGGAAATCATTCTTCACATTGCTGATGATTCTACCGAGTTTTTAGAAGAGTCCAGAATCCGTGAACTGTTATTGAAGTATAACAAATTTATGCCTGTTCCGATTAAATTTGGAACGAGAAAAGAAACTTTGCCTTTGCCGGAAGGTGCTGCGGAAGACGCAAAACCAGAAACGGTAGAAGTCGATAATATCATCAATAATCCAACTCCCGCCTGGACCAAAGCGCCAAGCGAACTGAGTGACGCGGATTACAAAGAATTCTACCACGAGCTGTATCCAATGCAGTTTGAGGAGCCTTTGTTTAATATTCATTTGAATGTTGATTATCCGTTTAATTTAACAGGAATTCTTTATTTTCCGAAATTAACCAACGGTTTAAATATTGAGAAAGATAAAATTCAGTTATACCAAAATCAGGTTTATGTAACTGATGAGGTGAAAGGAATTGTACCTGATTTTTTAATGCTGTTGCGCGGGGTCATCGATTCTCCGGATATTCCGTTGAACGTTTCCCGTTCTTATTTGCAGGCCGACGGTGCGGTGAAGAAAATTTCTTCGTATATCACCAAAAAAGTAGCCGACAAAATGGTTTCTTTATTTAATGAAAACCGCGAAGATTACGAGAAAAAATGGAACGACATCAAAATCGTGATCGAATATGGAATGATTTCCGAAGATAAATTCTTTGATAAGTCCGACAAGTTTGCGCTGTATCCAACAACCGACGGAAAATATTATCTGTGGTCTGAACTGGAAGAAAAAGTAAAACCAATGCAAACGGATAAAGATGGAAACTTCGTTATTTTGTATGCGACAAATGCTGATGAACAGCATGGTTACATTCAGTCTGCAAACGATAAGGGTTATGAAGTGTTGCTTTTGGATTCGCCGATTGTTCCGCATTTGATTCAGAAATTAGAGCAGTCGAAAGACAAAATTTCTTTTGCGAGGGTTGATGCGGATCACATCAATAATTTAATTAAAAAAGAAGATGCCGCAATTTCCAAATTGAATGAAACTGAAAAAGAATCTTTGAAGAAAAACATCGAAGAAGCCGTAAACGACAAGAAATTCTCTGTTCAGGTGGAAGATTTGGACAGCTCGGAAGCTCCGTTTTTAATTACACAACCGGAATTCATGCGCAGAATGAAAGACATGCAGGCGACCGGCGGTGGCGGAATGTTCGGAATGAGCGGTTTCCCCGAAATGTATAATTTAGTCGTGAATTCCAACAGTGAATTGGCTTCTGAAATTTTAAAAATTGATGATGCAGAGGACAAGAATTCTAAGATCAAATACGCTTTAGACCTGGCGAAACTGTCTCAGAATTTATTGAAAGGAAAAGATCTGACTGATTTTATCCAGAGAAGTTATCAGCAGTTGAGTAAATAG
- a CDS encoding carbonic anhydrase, translating to MKKSYEKLFENNKKWMEAQLAENPDFFKTLSATQTPEYLYIGCSDSRVSAEEMMGMKPGELFVHRNIANVVNTLDMSSTAVIQYAVEHLQVKHIIVCGHYGCGGIKAAMTPQDLGLLNPWLRTIRDVYRLHQAELDAIEDEQKRYDRLVELNVQEQCINVIKMASVQEEYILDEYPIVHGWVFDMATGKIIDLEIDFEKILKDIQKIYNLTNSDWVMSRKKK from the coding sequence ATGAAAAAATCCTACGAAAAACTATTCGAAAATAATAAAAAATGGATGGAAGCACAACTGGCAGAAAATCCAGATTTTTTTAAAACACTTTCTGCAACGCAAACTCCAGAGTATTTATATATCGGATGTTCTGACAGTCGTGTTTCTGCAGAAGAAATGATGGGCATGAAACCGGGCGAACTTTTTGTTCACCGAAATATCGCCAATGTCGTGAACACTTTAGACATGAGCTCTACCGCAGTCATCCAGTATGCAGTTGAACATTTGCAAGTGAAACATATTATCGTTTGCGGCCATTACGGTTGTGGTGGAATTAAAGCGGCAATGACACCGCAGGATCTGGGTCTTTTGAATCCATGGCTGAGAACAATTCGCGATGTTTACCGGTTACATCAGGCAGAACTGGATGCCATTGAAGATGAGCAAAAACGCTACGACCGTTTGGTCGAACTGAATGTGCAGGAACAGTGTATCAACGTTATCAAAATGGCATCGGTTCAGGAGGAATATATTTTAGACGAATATCCTATCGTTCACGGTTGGGTTTTCGATATGGCAACAGGAAAAATCATCGACCTGGAAATTGATTTTGAGAAGATTCTGAAAGATATTCAGAAGATTTATAATCTCACCAATTCGGATTGGGTGATGAGCCGGAAGAAAAAATAG
- a CDS encoding M1 family metallopeptidase, with product MKFKFLGALVIFAITVSVNSFAQEVPKYSYTEAFKPFFYQNNGTETRSASGQPGHHYWQNSADYVLNASLNEAKNEISGSAEITYTNNSFDNLSFLWLQLDQNLFKKDSRGNAVIPMAGSRNGAHGEDLDGGYTIKSVEILSANGKKLKINPTYTISDTRMQIDLPQDLKAKGGMVKLIIHYSFVSPRYGSDRMGVEATKNGNIFTVAQWFPRMCVYDDQMGWNTLPYLGAGEFYLEYGNITANLTVPSNHYVVASGELLNPKEVYTNDQNKKWADAGNSDKTVIIRSAAEVNSAPKTATSTKTWKFKIENTRDFAWASSPAFILDAAKINLPSGKKSLAISAYPVESDGNAAWGRSTEYTKTSIENYSKRWYEYTYPNAVNVAGNEGGMEYPGIVFCHMDSKGADLWGVTDHEFGHNWFPMIVGSNERLYAWMDEGLNTFINSVSEKDFNNGEYYQAKPLQSMSSAFYSENMEPVMTAPDNLKERNLGYLGYYKPSAGMQMLRENILGEERFDKALREYIRRWAFKHPTPDDFFRTVENVSGEELNWFWRGWFLNKWKIDQAVKSAKYINGDFTKGVIIKIENIGQLPMPVNMDITFKDGTVQNVKLPVEIWKRNSEWSFEVPTKKEIVSVQLNPKGSVPDANPADNILKMDNKPAEKISLTDYEGSFSSKQIPLKIVLKSDGNNLTAQATGQTPFPLAYEGDNKFSFELAGIELDFAKDKRSFTLIQGGQKFEFTKE from the coding sequence ATGAAATTTAAATTTTTAGGGGCACTGGTCATATTTGCAATCACAGTTTCTGTGAATTCATTTGCTCAAGAGGTGCCAAAATACAGTTATACCGAAGCTTTTAAACCATTTTTCTACCAGAATAATGGTACAGAAACCCGCTCGGCAAGTGGGCAACCAGGTCACCATTATTGGCAGAACAGCGCTGATTATGTTTTGAATGCATCTTTAAATGAAGCGAAAAATGAAATTTCAGGATCTGCTGAAATTACTTATACGAACAATAGTTTTGATAATTTGAGTTTTCTTTGGCTGCAGCTGGATCAGAATTTATTTAAAAAAGATTCCCGTGGAAATGCCGTTATTCCCATGGCAGGAAGCAGAAACGGCGCACACGGTGAAGATCTCGACGGCGGTTACACTATAAAATCAGTGGAGATTCTTTCGGCAAATGGAAAGAAATTAAAAATAAATCCCACTTACACGATTTCAGATACCAGAATGCAGATTGATCTTCCGCAGGATCTGAAAGCAAAAGGAGGGATGGTGAAGTTGATCATTCATTATTCTTTTGTTTCTCCGCGTTATGGTTCAGACAGAATGGGAGTTGAGGCTACGAAAAACGGTAATATATTCACGGTTGCACAATGGTTTCCAAGAATGTGTGTTTATGATGACCAGATGGGCTGGAATACTTTGCCGTATTTAGGAGCGGGCGAATTTTATCTGGAATACGGAAATATCACCGCAAATTTAACAGTTCCTTCCAATCATTATGTCGTGGCTTCCGGAGAATTATTAAATCCGAAAGAAGTTTATACCAACGATCAAAATAAAAAATGGGCGGATGCAGGAAACAGCGATAAAACGGTAATCATCCGTTCAGCAGCAGAAGTAAATTCCGCACCAAAAACGGCAACTTCCACCAAAACCTGGAAATTTAAAATAGAAAACACCCGTGATTTTGCCTGGGCTTCGTCGCCTGCGTTTATTTTAGATGCTGCAAAAATTAATTTACCAAGTGGGAAAAAATCTTTGGCAATTTCTGCGTATCCTGTGGAAAGTGACGGAAATGCAGCTTGGGGAAGATCGACCGAATATACCAAAACTTCCATCGAAAATTATTCAAAACGATGGTATGAATACACCTATCCGAATGCGGTAAATGTTGCAGGAAATGAAGGCGGAATGGAGTATCCGGGAATCGTATTCTGTCACATGGATTCCAAAGGTGCCGATTTATGGGGCGTTACCGATCATGAATTCGGTCATAACTGGTTTCCGATGATTGTCGGTTCCAACGAAAGACTCTACGCCTGGATGGATGAGGGTTTGAATACATTCATCAATTCGGTTTCCGAAAAAGATTTTAATAATGGAGAATACTACCAGGCGAAACCTCTTCAGTCGATGTCATCTGCTTTTTACAGTGAAAACATGGAGCCTGTAATGACGGCACCGGACAATTTGAAAGAAAGAAATCTTGGTTATTTAGGTTACTACAAACCAAGTGCAGGAATGCAAATGTTGCGTGAAAATATTTTGGGTGAAGAACGTTTTGATAAAGCCCTTCGCGAATATATCAGGAGATGGGCTTTTAAACATCCGACTCCGGATGATTTTTTCAGAACAGTCGAAAATGTTTCCGGCGAAGAGTTGAACTGGTTTTGGCGAGGTTGGTTTTTAAACAAATGGAAAATTGATCAGGCTGTAAAAAGTGCGAAATACATTAATGGTGATTTTACTAAAGGGGTAATTATTAAAATTGAAAACATCGGACAGTTGCCGATGCCGGTAAATATGGATATCACGTTTAAAGATGGAACTGTTCAGAATGTAAAACTGCCCGTAGAAATTTGGAAACGAAACTCAGAATGGTCTTTCGAAGTTCCGACGAAAAAGGAAATAGTTTCTGTTCAGCTGAATCCAAAAGGAAGTGTGCCAGATGCTAATCCCGCCGATAATATTTTAAAAATGGATAATAAACCGGCAGAAAAAATTTCTTTAACTGATTATGAAGGAAGTTTTTCGAGCAAACAGATCCCTTTGAAAATAGTATTAAAGTCAGATGGAAATAATTTAACAGCCCAGGCAACCGGCCAAACTCCATTTCCATTAGCGTATGAAGGCGACAATAAATTCAGTTTTGAACTGGCAGGAATTGAGCTGGACTTCGCGAAAGACAAGAGAAGTTTCACCCTTATCCAAGGCGGGCAAAAATTTGAATTTACGAAAGAATAA
- the recA gene encoding recombinase RecA: MSSIEDKKKALALVLEKLDKTYGKGTVMTLGDASADTSIEVIPSGSLGLDLALGVGGYPRGRVIEIYGPESSGKTTLTLHAIAEAQKLGGIAAFIDAEHAFDRHYASKLGINLDDLIISQPDNGEQALEIADNLIRSGAVDIVVIDSVAALTPKAEIEGEMGDSKMGLHARLMSQALRKLTGTISKTKCTVIFINQLREKIGVMFGNPETTTGGNALKFYASVRIDIRKASAPIKTGDEAVGSRVKVKIVKNKVAPPFKIAEFDIMYGEGVSKTGEILDASVEMGIVKKSGSWFSYGDTKLGQGRDAVRDMLKDNPELAEELEGKIREEIKNKKG; encoded by the coding sequence ATGAGCAGTATCGAAGATAAGAAAAAAGCACTGGCTTTGGTGCTTGAGAAACTAGATAAAACCTACGGAAAAGGAACCGTGATGACTTTGGGAGACGCTTCCGCGGATACTTCTATTGAAGTGATCCCCTCTGGTTCATTAGGATTGGATTTAGCTTTAGGAGTGGGCGGTTACCCGAGAGGAAGAGTCATTGAAATTTATGGCCCTGAATCTTCCGGTAAAACCACCTTAACTTTACACGCCATTGCAGAAGCACAAAAATTGGGAGGCATCGCCGCATTTATTGATGCAGAGCACGCCTTCGACCGTCATTACGCATCGAAGTTGGGAATTAACTTAGATGATCTTATTATTTCACAACCGGATAATGGGGAACAGGCGTTGGAAATTGCGGATAATTTAATCCGTTCCGGCGCTGTAGATATCGTAGTGATCGATTCTGTAGCAGCCTTGACGCCAAAAGCGGAAATTGAGGGTGAAATGGGAGATTCTAAAATGGGTCTTCACGCAAGATTGATGTCACAGGCTTTAAGAAAGTTAACAGGAACGATTTCCAAAACAAAATGTACCGTAATCTTCATTAACCAGTTGAGAGAGAAAATTGGAGTGATGTTCGGAAACCCTGAAACCACCACAGGTGGAAATGCATTGAAGTTTTATGCATCCGTAAGGATTGATATTAGAAAAGCAAGTGCGCCGATTAAAACAGGTGATGAAGCGGTTGGAAGCCGTGTGAAAGTGAAGATTGTGAAAAATAAAGTAGCACCTCCATTCAAAATTGCTGAATTCGATATTATGTATGGTGAAGGAGTTTCTAAAACCGGTGAGATTTTGGATGCGTCAGTGGAGATGGGAATTGTGAAGAAAAGCGGATCCTGGTTCAGCTATGGTGATACCAAATTAGGTCAGGGACGTGATGCCGTAAGAGATATGCTGAAAGACAATCCTGAACTTGCAGAGGAACTGGAAGGAAAAATCCGGGAGGAGATTAAAAATAAGAAAGGTTAG
- a CDS encoding MGMT family protein codes for MNNLFNKQVFEIINMIPKGRVTSYGAIAKAVGYPNHARHVGNALRNYNEDFPAHRVCNASGRITGSCIRDFAGKLKSEGVGVKDGKIQNFKKLFWNPLDEL; via the coding sequence ATGAATAACTTATTCAACAAACAGGTTTTCGAAATCATCAACATGATTCCCAAAGGAAGAGTGACCAGTTATGGCGCGATTGCCAAAGCGGTCGGCTATCCGAATCACGCCAGACATGTCGGAAATGCTTTGCGCAATTATAATGAAGACTTCCCTGCACATCGGGTTTGTAATGCATCGGGAAGAATTACGGGAAGCTGTATTCGGGATTTTGCAGGGAAATTAAAAAGTGAAGGCGTCGGAGTGAAAGACGGAAAAATTCAGAATTTTAAAAAACTGTTTTGGAATCCTTTGGACGAACTTTAA
- the pth gene encoding aminoacyl-tRNA hydrolase, with amino-acid sequence MKYLIVGLGNKGDEYTETRHNVGFKVAEKIAETIDAPFKSSNFGLLAEGKYKGRKVFILKPDTYMNLSGNAVKFWLQKENIPVENLMIVTDDLSLPFGTLRMKMKGSDAGHNGLKSIQEQLQTQNYPRLRFGISAEFSEGKQVDYVLGKWEGEEKEKLPERIEKFSKACLSFVFAGIQNAMTAFNGK; translated from the coding sequence ATGAAATACCTGATCGTAGGTCTCGGCAACAAAGGAGATGAATATACTGAAACCCGGCATAACGTCGGGTTTAAAGTTGCGGAGAAAATTGCCGAAACCATTGATGCTCCTTTTAAATCCTCCAACTTCGGCTTGCTTGCAGAAGGTAAATATAAGGGAAGAAAAGTCTTTATCCTGAAACCGGATACCTATATGAATCTTTCAGGAAATGCGGTGAAATTCTGGTTGCAAAAAGAGAATATTCCGGTGGAAAATTTAATGATTGTTACCGATGATCTGTCTTTGCCATTCGGAACATTAAGAATGAAAATGAAAGGTTCTGATGCCGGTCATAATGGGCTGAAAAGCATTCAGGAGCAGTTACAGACACAGAATTATCCACGATTAAGATTTGGGATTTCTGCCGAGTTTAGCGAAGGAAAACAAGTGGATTACGTTCTTGGAAAATGGGAAGGCGAAGAAAAAGAAAAACTTCCCGAGAGAATCGAGAAGTTTTCTAAAGCGTGTTTGTCCTTTGTATTTGCCGGAATTCAGAATGCGATGACGGCCTTCAACGGGAAATAA
- the mfd gene encoding transcription-repair coupling factor gives MQLKNITDTFLPQLLHLGFGKELFMQLEQNKHLTVKSFAGSSPAVFAAELFLIKKKSLLFLTDDKEDALYITSELEDLLGKENVLYFPPTHLEPYQIEKTQNANLVLRTEVLSRIHNDKKPKVMIAPFGSLAEKVMKKVDFKAISHTIKTGDQLDFNFTEELLHQFNFNHTDFVSEPGEFSVRGGIVDVFSYSNEEPYRITFFGNEVESIKTFDIETQLSKEKVREFQLVSNMNFSAQGTKVSLFDLAPKDLVVITKNAFAGFNIIKNFYTKAEEKFGTLGTEIRHLTPEQLFVSGEDFAKDINQFEWIDFTLQEVKGSDAAIVQLNQTPQPGFHKKFELLLEDLEEKQNDGFETWISFSTEKQKERLESIFEDLSAQKTGSENNETSLDGKSKTLFKSFKSELHEGFVDLDHKISVYTDHQIFDRYQRFKAKNAFAKSEQITLKDLMQMKVGDYVTHIDHGIGKFMGLVKVNNNGKVQECFKLTYKNGDLLYVSIHSLNKISKYNGPDGREIVLSKLGSPAWKALKQKTKAKVKQIAFDLIRLYAQRKTAKGFAFTPDSYLQNELEASFIYEDTPDQEKATVDVKTDMENDTVMDRLICGDVGFGKTEIAIRAAFKAATDGKQVAILVPTTILAFQHYRSFTERLKDFPVTISYMNRFRTAKQKAETLEGLKSGKIDIVIGTHQLVGSSVKFKDLGLLIIDEEHKFGVAVKDKLKTIKSNVDTLTLTATPIPRTLQFSLMAARDLSVIKTPPPNRQPVETQIVGFDEEIIRDAISYELQRDGQVYFINNRIENLKDIAGLIQRLVPDAKVITGHGQMDGKQLERNVLDFMEGKYDVLVSTTIIESGVDVPNANTIFINDAQRFGMADIHQMRGRVGRSNRKAFCFLITPPFDMVTNDARKRLEAIEQFSDLGSGFQIAMKDLEIRGAGDLLGGEQSGFINEMGFDTYQKIMQEALEELQNDEEFEDLFDNEEDRKKLFKSSKEVNIDTDLELMLPDSYVQSIEERLSLYQKLAEIESKEELQKLESELIDRFGALPAEAINLLKSVELKWIAAEIGFDKIVVKNGVFLGYFPSNPQDKFYQSEKFRNIISYLSKNPKEATLKEKVSKEGNQLMMRKENVQNVDEVNGVLERILGIN, from the coding sequence AGTCATTTGCCGGTTCTTCGCCAGCGGTTTTTGCCGCAGAATTATTTCTGATTAAAAAGAAATCGCTTTTGTTTCTGACCGATGACAAAGAAGATGCGTTGTACATCACTTCAGAATTAGAGGATTTGCTGGGCAAAGAAAATGTGCTTTATTTCCCGCCGACTCATTTGGAGCCTTATCAGATTGAGAAAACTCAAAATGCGAATTTGGTTTTAAGAACCGAAGTTTTGAGTAGAATTCATAACGATAAAAAGCCAAAAGTCATGATCGCGCCATTTGGGTCTTTAGCTGAAAAAGTGATGAAGAAGGTTGATTTCAAAGCGATTTCTCACACGATCAAAACGGGCGATCAGCTGGATTTTAATTTTACTGAGGAATTACTGCATCAGTTTAATTTCAATCATACCGATTTTGTTTCCGAACCTGGCGAGTTTTCTGTGAGAGGAGGAATTGTCGACGTTTTTTCCTATTCCAATGAAGAGCCCTACCGGATTACTTTTTTCGGAAATGAAGTGGAAAGCATTAAGACTTTTGATATCGAAACACAGCTGTCCAAAGAGAAAGTAAGAGAATTTCAGTTGGTTTCGAATATGAATTTTTCAGCGCAGGGAACGAAGGTTTCTTTGTTTGATTTGGCACCGAAAGATTTAGTTGTAATCACCAAAAATGCTTTTGCAGGTTTTAATATAATTAAAAATTTCTATACAAAAGCAGAAGAAAAGTTTGGAACATTAGGAACTGAAATCAGACATCTGACGCCAGAACAGCTTTTTGTTTCCGGAGAAGATTTCGCTAAAGATATCAATCAATTTGAATGGATCGATTTTACTTTACAGGAAGTGAAGGGAAGTGACGCGGCAATTGTACAGCTGAATCAAACGCCACAACCGGGTTTTCATAAAAAGTTTGAATTGTTACTTGAGGATTTAGAGGAAAAGCAAAATGATGGTTTTGAAACCTGGATTTCATTTTCCACGGAAAAACAGAAAGAACGGCTGGAATCTATTTTTGAAGATTTATCAGCACAGAAAACAGGTTCAGAAAATAATGAAACTTCCCTGGACGGAAAATCAAAAACATTATTTAAATCTTTTAAATCAGAACTTCACGAGGGTTTTGTTGATTTGGACCATAAAATTTCAGTTTACACTGATCACCAGATTTTTGACCGTTACCAGAGATTTAAAGCCAAAAATGCATTTGCAAAATCTGAACAGATTACGCTGAAAGATTTAATGCAGATGAAAGTGGGCGATTATGTCACCCATATCGATCATGGAATCGGGAAATTCATGGGTTTGGTGAAAGTGAATAATAATGGAAAAGTTCAGGAATGTTTTAAACTGACTTATAAAAATGGAGATTTGCTTTATGTGAGCATTCACTCCTTAAATAAGATTTCAAAATATAATGGTCCGGACGGACGGGAAATCGTGTTGTCAAAACTCGGTTCGCCAGCCTGGAAAGCTTTAAAACAAAAAACAAAAGCGAAAGTAAAACAGATCGCTTTCGACCTGATCCGTTTATATGCACAGCGGAAGACGGCCAAAGGTTTTGCCTTCACGCCGGATTCTTATCTGCAGAACGAACTCGAAGCCAGTTTTATTTATGAAGATACGCCCGATCAGGAAAAAGCAACGGTCGATGTGAAAACGGACATGGAAAATGATACCGTGATGGACCGTTTGATTTGTGGTGACGTAGGTTTCGGGAAAACAGAAATTGCGATCAGAGCTGCATTTAAAGCGGCGACTGATGGAAAACAAGTGGCGATTTTGGTGCCGACCACGATTTTGGCTTTTCAGCATTACCGGAGTTTTACCGAAAGACTGAAAGATTTCCCCGTGACCATTTCTTATATGAACCGTTTCCGCACGGCAAAACAAAAAGCGGAAACGCTGGAAGGATTGAAATCCGGGAAGATCGATATTGTGATCGGAACCCATCAATTGGTTGGAAGTTCAGTAAAATTTAAAGATCTCGGTCTTTTAATTATTGATGAAGAACACAAGTTCGGAGTTGCGGTTAAGGACAAATTGAAAACGATAAAAAGTAATGTGGATACTTTAACACTGACGGCGACGCCAATCCCGAGGACTTTACAGTTTTCATTAATGGCGGCCAGAGATTTATCAGTCATTAAAACACCACCGCCAAACCGTCAGCCTGTTGAAACGCAGATTGTTGGTTTTGATGAAGAAATAATCCGGGATGCCATTTCTTATGAACTTCAAAGAGATGGACAAGTTTATTTCATTAATAACAGAATTGAAAACCTGAAAGATATTGCGGGCTTGATTCAGCGTTTGGTTCCCGATGCGAAAGTAATTACAGGCCACGGACAAATGGACGGCAAACAACTGGAACGGAATGTTCTGGATTTTATGGAAGGCAAATATGATGTTTTGGTTTCAACGACGATTATCGAAAGTGGAGTGGATGTGCCGAATGCGAACACGATTTTCATTAATGATGCCCAACGTTTTGGGATGGCAGATATTCACCAGATGCGTGGTCGGGTCGGACGAAGTAACAGAAAAGCTTTTTGTTTTCTGATTACGCCGCCGTTTGATATGGTGACCAATGACGCGCGGAAAAGACTGGAAGCAATCGAGCAGTTTTCGGATTTGGGAAGTGGTTTCCAGATCGCAATGAAGGACTTGGAAATTCGTGGTGCCGGCGATTTGTTAGGAGGTGAACAAAGTGGTTTCATTAATGAAATGGGTTTTGATACTTATCAGAAAATCATGCAGGAAGCTTTGGAGGAATTGCAGAATGATGAGGAATTCGAAGATTTATTTGATAATGAAGAAGACCGCAAAAAACTGTTCAAATCGAGCAAAGAAGTGAATATCGATACGGATTTGGAACTGATGTTGCCGGATTCTTACGTTCAGAGTATTGAAGAACGGTTATCGCTGTATCAAAAATTAGCAGAAATAGAAAGCAAAGAAGAATTGCAGAAATTAGAAAGTGAATTAATCGACCGTTTTGGAGCTTTGCCCGCTGAAGCGATCAATCTTCTGAAATCGGTAGAACTAAAATGGATTGCCGCGGAAATTGGTTTTGATAAAATCGTGGTGAAAAACGGGGTTTTCCTCGGGTATTTTCCATCCAATCCTCAGGATAAGTTTTATCAGAGTGAAAAGTTCAGGAACATTATTTCTTATTTGTCAAAGAATCCGAAAGAAGCGACTTTGAAGGAAAAAGTCAGCAAGGAAGGAAATCAGCTCATGATGAGAAAAGAAAATGTACAGAATGTAGATGAAGTTAATGGCGTTTTGGAAAGGATATTAGGAATTAATTAA